One region of Wyeomyia smithii strain HCP4-BCI-WySm-NY-G18 chromosome 3, ASM2978416v1, whole genome shotgun sequence genomic DNA includes:
- the LOC129727466 gene encoding DNA repair endonuclease XPF: protein MSLEADDELDEELACSAELAEQKTDLSNEIQEEQALGELMNAEEFLAVHSIAMLEYERQMFFDLLHADGLVVCAKGITYEKVLLNLLKIFCDPSTLVLVMNCTDFEEKLYTAELDRQYIHESSTNATEREKNYLLGGIQFISTRILVVDLLKNRIPVEMITGIFVLKAHEIIESCQEAFALRLYRQRNKNGFVKAFSKNVEAFTYGYGHVEKVMRNLFVKELFIWPRFHGSIQKSLKPFEPLVVEMQIPMSQNMILLQCNILDIMNCLVKNIKTLNRNVELQEVTVENCVTKNFHKILQAQLDTIWHQLSSQTKLIVADLKSLRSLMISTIYHDAVTVYANMRKYRSKEYALSNSGWTILDSAEKMFNVAKERVYNKNDEFEPEFCPKWKALSDVLRQDIPANIKDAAKKIRNPEERRKYLQQQVKVLVLCQDARTCYQLNQYLTQGPERYLLYTAMKNDVSVSKLSQRYSDIDKCSDENPFKIQQIESNIKSVLTKEKTNNIGVETNVSNLSAGFLKERIARRRVEAAKKAIEDDEHQKRNQEEDASVQLSGIESELFAEEESEDYIYFRDSYVLTMSQKEDVNRTVSEEGAEQDLFNATQMEHGEFESFSELENMDITKIEAESNKPLVFIQTFKSENNGFASLDRTLEEIRPRYIIMYHSNVTAVRTIEIFEARRQRQELTRVRVFVIIHSKTVEEQSYLTSLRREKQSFELLIDTKRTMVVPEYQDGKSEDSIAMLQKKLEVSSRKAGGQQTDEETVVIPRIIVDMREFRSDLPCLIHRRGIEVVPLTIAIGDYILTPEICVERKSISDLIGSLNSGRLYNQCIQMTRCYSKPILLIEFDQNKPFHLQRHFMMSGDSSNADITQKLQLLTLHFPKMKLVWSPSPYATAQLFEELKQGKLEPDPEAAVLVGSDDVDEPNDTDHIAERANSNIHDFLIKLPGINSRNIGKVMKKCKNLRELLHKSEEELTELLGNQANAKMLHQILHVPHKPEQEEKNEKQFTSKFKRGIGRKNYY, encoded by the exons ATGAGTTTAGAAGCCGACGATGAACTCGATGAGGAATTGGCATGCTCTGCAGAACTAGCTGAACAGAAAACGGATCTTTCTAATGAAATTCAAGAAGAACAAGCCCTTGGCGAATTGATGAATGCTGAGGAATTTCTTGCAGTTCATAGTATTGCTATGTTAGAATACGAACGGCAAATGTTTTTCGATTTACTTCATGCTGATGGATTAGTAGTTTGCGCTAA AGGAATAACATATGAAAAAGTATTGCTGAActtgcttaaaatattttgTGACCCTTCAACATTAGTCCTGGTAATGAATTGTACCGATTTCGAGGAAAAATTGTATACGGCTGAGTTGGATCGTCAATATATTCATGAATCATCCACCAATGCAACAGAgcgtgaaaaaaattatttactcgGAGGAATTCAATTTATCAGTACCAGGATTTTGGTAGTAGATTTGCTCAAAAACCGCATACCTGTAGAAATGATAACAGGAATATTCGTGCTAAAGGCACATGAAATCATTGAATCATGTCAAGAAGCTTTCGCCCTTCGTCTGTACCGtcaaagaaacaaaaatggGTTTGTGAAagccttttcaaaaaatgtagAAGCTTTCACTTATGGCTATGGCCATGTCGAAAAAGTTATGCGAAATTTGTTTGTCAAAGAACTTTTCATTTGGCCCCGATTTCATGGTTCAATTCAGAAATCGCTCAAACCATTCGAGCCATTGGTTGTGGAAATGCAAATTCCCATGAgtcaaaacatgattttgctgcAATGTAATATATTGGATATAATGAACTGTTtggtgaaaaatattaaaactctcAACCGCAATGTTGAGCTGCAAGAAGTGACGGTAGAAAATTGTGTTACGAAAAACTTccacaaaattctccaagcgcaATTAGATACCATCTGGCATCAACTGAGTTCACAGACGAAATTAATTGTGGCTGATTTGAAGTCTCTACGCAGTTTAATGAT ATCAACTATTTATCATGATGCAGTTACAGTTTATGCGAATATGAGAAAATATCGTTCTAAGGAGTATGCTCTTAGTAATTCAGGGTGGACTATCCTTGACTCAgcagaaaaaatgttcaatgtcGCGAAGGAGCGCGTTTATAATAAAAACGATG AATTTGAACCTGAGTTTTGTCCGAAATGGAAGGCCTTATCTGATGTTCTCCGGCAGGACATTCCTGCTAATATAAAGGATGCAGCAAAAAAGATACGAAACCCAGAAGAACGACGAAAATATTTGCAACAACAAGTCAAGGTGCTTGTACTATGCCAGGATGCACGAACATGCTACCAATTAAATCAATATCTTACCCAAGGTCCAGAGAGATATCTTCTCTACACCGCAATGAAAAACGACGTCTCAGTTTCAAAGCTAAGCCAACGTTACAGTGATATTGACAAGTGTTCGGATGAAAATCCGTTCAAAATACAACAGATTGAGTCAAATATCAAGTCAGTACttacaaaagaaaaaacaaataacaTTGGCGTCGAAACGAACGTCTCGAATCTTAGCGCTGGTTTTCTTAAAGAAAGAATCGCTAGGCGACGGGTTGAAGCTGCAAAAAAAGCAATAGAAGATGATGAACACCAAAAACGAAATCAAGAAGAGGATGCCTCTGTGCAGCTTTCTGGGATAGAGTCTGAATTGTTTGCTGAGGAGGAAAGCGaagattatatttattttcgagattCCTATGTACTGACCATGTCACAGAAAGAAGATGTTAATCGAACTGTTAGTGAAGAGGGTGCTGAACAAGATTTATTCAATGCAACACAGATGGAACATGGGGAATTCGAGTCATTTTCGGAGTTGGAAAATATGGACATCACGAAAATTGAAGCCGAGAGCAATAAGCCATTAGTTTTCATTCAAACTTTCAAAAGTGAAAATAACGGGTTTGCTTCATTAGACCGGACGTTAGAAGAGATTAGGCCGCGTTACATAATTATGTATCATAGTAATGTAACGGCTGTTCGAACGATCGAGATATTCGAAGCTCGCAGACAGCGCCAAGAACTGACTAGAGTTCGTGTGTTTGTAATTATTCACTCCAAAACTGTTGAAGAACAATCATATTTGACTTCACTGCGAAGGGAGAAACAATCATTTGAATTACTCATTGACACTAAGCGT ACAATGGTGGTTCCTGAGTATCAAGACGGCAAGTCTGAAGACTCAATAGCAATGCTACAGAAGAAACTGGAAGTTTCTTCGCGTAAAGCAGGTGGACAACAAACGGATGAAGAAACTGTTGTTATTCCACGGATAATTGTAGATATGCGAGAGTTTCGATCTGATTTACCTTGTTTGATCCATCGACGGGGGATTGAAGTAGTTCCACTTACAATAGCG atTGGAGACTATATCCTAACACCTGAAATCTGTGTAGAACGTAAATCAATTTCTGATTTAATTGGTTCACTGAATTCTGGACGTTTGTATAACCAGTGTATTCAGATGACGCGATGCTACAGTAAACCTATTCTGTTGATAGAGTTCGATCAGAATAAACCATTTCATCTACAGCGACACTTTATGATGTCTGGAGATTCTTCTAACGCAGATATCACACAAAAACTGCAATTATTGACATTACACTTTCcgaaaatgaaactggtttGGTCCCCAAGCCCATATGCAACAGCTCAGTTATTCGAGGAATTGAAACAAGGCAAATTGGAACCAGATCCTGAAGCAGCAGTTTTGGTTGGATCAGATGATGTCGACGAACCCAACGACACTGACCATATTGCTGAGCGTGCGAATTCGAACATTCACGATTTTCTTATCAAGTTACCTGGTATTAATTCAAGAAACATCGGTAAGGTGATGAAGAAATGTAAAAATTTGAGAGAACTGCTACATAAATCCGAAGAAGAGCTTACGGAATTACTAGGAAATCAGGCAAACGCAAAAATGCTGCATCAAATTCTTCACGTGCCCCATAAACCCGAGCaggaagaaaaaaacgaaaaacaatTCACATCCAAGTTTAAGCGTGGTATAGgtaggaaaaattattattga